A stretch of Canis lupus baileyi chromosome 2, mCanLup2.hap1, whole genome shotgun sequence DNA encodes these proteins:
- the LOC140609228 gene encoding olfactory receptor 6C2-like: MRNYTAITTFILLGLTDDPQLQILLFIFLFLTYILSVTGNRTIITLTLVNSHLKTPMYFFLRNVSFLEVSFTTVCIPRFLYSISTGANTITYNACASQIFFVILFGATEFFLLAAMSYDRYVAICKPLHYMTIMSNRVCSLLVFCCWVSGLMIILPPLSLCLQLEFCDSNAIDHFSCDAGPLLKISCSDTWMIEQMVILVAVFALIITLVCVFLSYTYIIRTILRFPSVQQRKKAFSTCSSHMIVVSITYGSGIFIYIKSSAKEEIAINKGVSVLTTSVAPLLNPFFYTLRNKQVKQAFNDFIKKMTFHSKKLKF; the protein is encoded by the coding sequence ATGAGAAACTATACAGCAATAACAACTTTTATCCTGCTGGGACTGACAGACGACCCACAACTGCAAATCCTGCTCTTTATCTTTCTATTTCTCACCTACATCTTGAGCGTAACAGGGAACCGGACTATTATCACCCTCACACTGGTGAACTCCCATCTTAAAACTCCTATGTActtttttctgagaaatgtttCCTTCTTAGAAGTGTCATTCACCACTGTCTGCATTCCTAGATTCCTGTATAGCATATCAACAGGGGCCAATACTATTACCTACAATGCTTGTGCaagtcaaatattttttgttattctctTTGGAGCAACTGAATTTTTTCTCCTGGCAGCCATGTCCTATGATCGCTATGTTGCTATCTGTAAACCACTTCATTACATGACCATCATGAGCAATAGGGTGTGTAGCTTATTAGTCTTCTGCTGTTGGGTGTCTGGCTTGATGATCATTCTCCCACCCCTTAGCTTGTGCCTCCAGCTGGAATTCTGTGACTCGAATGCCATCGATCATTTTAGCTGTGATGCAGGTCCCCTCCTGAAGATCTCATGTTCAGATACATGGATGATAGAACAAATGGTTATCCTTGTGGCTGTATTTGCACTCATTATCACCTTAGTGTGTGTATTTCTGTCCTACACATACATCATCAGGACAATTCTGAGATTCCCCTCTgtccaacaaagaaaaaaggccTTTTCCACCTGCTCATCCCACATGATTGTAGTTTCCATCACCTATGGAAGCGGCATCTTCATCTATATCAAGTCATCAGCAAAAGAAGAGATAGCCATAAATAAAGGTGTTTCGGTGCTCACTACTTCTGTTGCACCCTTGCTGAACCCCTTCTTTTACACCTTGAGAAATAAGCAAGTGAAACAAGCTTTTAATGACTTCATAAAGAAGATGACATTTCACTCAAAGAAACTGAAGTTTTGA